Proteins co-encoded in one endosymbiont 'TC1' of Trimyema compressum genomic window:
- a CDS encoding LPXTG cell wall anchor domain-containing protein, which yields MPTGSGLFPLESNHVLTNGQLQFNFVKDSTVSEDKSSGKVTGLQLPKTGRNWFQFLGLALMSLGVSIGSAILIKKLKGVNKK from the coding sequence ATGCCAACTGGTTCAGGTTTATTTCCTCTGGAAAGTAATCATGTATTAACAAATGGACAACTCCAATTTAATTTTGTGAAAGATTCTACAGTGTCTGAAGACAAAAGTAGTGGAAAAGTTACAGGATTACAGTTACCGAAAACAGGTAGAAATTGGTTTCAATTTCTTGGATTAGCTTTAATGTCTCTAGGCGTAAGTATAGGAAGTGCTATATTAATCAAAAAACTAAAAGGAGTTAATAAAAAATAA
- a CDS encoding leucine-rich repeat domain-containing protein yields the protein MVWLYLFTGWNTAADGSGINWQLGTTPMPNNDVILYAQRERLYGKINEIFPDAKLAQIVANMLSGGGDVNAQLTSVMVNNCTNITASNSGITDITGIEELNKLQILDLHNNNITNIPTKIGTLSDLQYLNLSNNLISVVPSEIANLTKLTELDLDSNQLISFPDVIGNLTNLVHINLAANQLTNLTFLGLADNLLPNNYQDKLNSLGLSNIVFNYEAQAELVLKEGISPYTIKSISDISAIALNSLVEVKQAGKIVPLFANQKLILTDYVDSTNGSVSIDDYTYNGLVIKAGNFCANSNNANWFRFISSGK from the coding sequence ATGGTTTGGCTATACCTTTTTACCGGTTGGAATACAGCAGCTGATGGCAGTGGCATAAATTGGCAACTTGGAACAACCCCAATGCCAAATAACGATGTGATATTATATGCTCAGCGGGAAAGATTATATGGTAAAATTAATGAAATTTTCCCAGATGCAAAATTAGCACAAATAGTTGCTAATATGTTAAGTGGGGGGGGAGATGTTAATGCTCAGTTAACTAGCGTTATGGTTAATAATTGCACTAATATAACTGCATCAAACAGCGGGATTACTGATATTACTGGAATAGAAGAATTAAATAAATTGCAGATTTTGGATTTACATAATAACAATATAACCAATATTCCAACTAAAATAGGCACTTTAAGTGATTTGCAATATTTAAATCTTAGTAACAATTTAATAAGTGTTGTTCCATCTGAAATAGCTAATTTAACTAAATTAACTGAATTGGATTTAGATTCTAATCAATTAATTAGTTTTCCAGATGTAATAGGAAACTTAACTAATTTAGTCCATATTAATCTTGCTGCGAATCAATTGACTAATTTAACCTTCTTAGGATTAGCTGATAATTTATTACCAAATAATTATCAAGACAAATTAAATTCGCTTGGACTATCTAATATTGTTTTTAACTATGAAGCACAAGCAGAACTTGTGCTAAAAGAAGGAATTTCTCCATATACTATTAAAAGTATTTCTGATATATCCGCAATAGCATTAAATTCATTAGTTGAAGTTAAACAAGCAGGGAAAATTGTTCCTTTATTTGCAAACCAAAAGTTAATTTTAACTGATTATGTTGATAGCACTAATGGTTCAGTCTCTATTGATGATTATACTTACAATGGTTTAGTAATTAAAGCAGGCAATTTTTGCGCGAATTCAAATAATGCCAACTGGTTCAGGTTTATTTCCTCTGGAAAGTAA
- a CDS encoding leucine-rich repeat domain-containing protein, translating into MTGNNLTSVPDLSNLTNLASLSLDDNALTTFPPSILNLSKLQSLWLGDFAAGNQITSIPDNIGQLSNLTRLLLDSNKLTQIPATIYNLTNLTELSINNNQLASLPDNLGNLSKLTTLNLAGNQLTSLPSSLQNLTNLHGFSVSQCLPPTNYPTVLNGLGIVGGALNYETQDQLLLKTGLTPNSIASKTDYNNLNFGNKVTLQSGKSLSSS; encoded by the coding sequence GTGACGGGTAATAATTTAACAAGTGTACCAGATCTAAGTAATCTTACAAATTTAGCATCTTTAAGTTTAGATGACAATGCATTAACTACTTTCCCTCCAAGCATATTAAACCTTTCCAAATTACAATCCTTATGGCTAGGAGACTTTGCAGCTGGAAATCAGATAACAAGTATTCCGGATAATATTGGTCAATTATCAAATTTAACGAGGTTATTGTTAGATTCAAATAAACTTACACAAATACCAGCCACAATTTACAATCTTACAAATTTAACTGAATTGTCTATAAATAATAATCAATTAGCAAGCTTACCAGATAATTTAGGCAACTTGTCTAAATTAACAACTTTAAATTTAGCTGGAAATCAACTAACAAGTTTGCCATCTAGTTTACAAAATCTGACGAATTTGCATGGCTTTTCTGTTTCACAATGTTTACCGCCAACCAACTACCCTACTGTACTTAATGGACTAGGAATAGTTGGAGGCGCTTTAAATTATGAAACACAAGATCAATTGTTATTAAAAACTGGTCTTACGCCAAATAGTATAGCATCTAAAACGGATTATAATAATTTAAATTTTGGCAATAAAGTGACATTACAATCAGGAAAATCTTTGTCTTCAAGTTAA
- a CDS encoding leucine-rich repeat domain-containing protein: MLKKLICLFFSILFIAITTTITINKPVTAAVTFNSQFPNSHTAQVISGYFGKHPTDVMDATTLNATSLELSDCVLTDVTGIGIFTNLTNINLSNNSLTDLPSSMSSLTKLNTIALNLNRLATVPSCITNFTNLK, encoded by the coding sequence ATGTTAAAAAAACTTATTTGTTTATTTTTTTCTATTCTATTTATTGCTATTACTACTACTATTACTATTAATAAGCCTGTAACAGCAGCTGTTACATTTAATTCTCAATTTCCTAATTCCCATACAGCGCAAGTGATTTCTGGTTATTTTGGTAAGCATCCAACTGATGTAATGGATGCAACTACTTTAAATGCTACTTCTCTTGAACTGTCTGATTGTGTATTAACAGATGTTACTGGAATAGGAATATTTACTAATTTAACAAATATTAATCTTAGTAATAACAGTTTGACAGATTTACCTAGCAGTATGAGTAGCCTTACAAAATTAAATACGATTGCTCTAAATTTAAATCGATTAGCAACTGTACCTAGTTGTATAACTAATTTTACAAATTTAAAGTAA
- a CDS encoding CDP-alcohol phosphatidyltransferase family protein, translating into MYRLSKCLCLCFLGLSIIAIILLWISGYLDAVDGTMSRLMGKTSKVGTLIDITCDRLVELFVLIAVAYVHQESVFPILITVSMFVLSMTVFLTVGALTPQKGEKSFYYQPGLIERTEGFIFITLMLAVPSRITIIAYIFALVLLLVLLLQ; encoded by the coding sequence ATGTATAGGCTTAGCAAGTGCCTTTGTTTATGTTTTTTAGGTTTAAGTATCATTGCTATTATATTATTGTGGATATCAGGTTATTTAGATGCTGTAGATGGAACTATGAGTCGTTTAATGGGTAAAACATCTAAAGTGGGGACATTAATTGATATTACATGTGATAGACTTGTTGAATTATTTGTTTTGATTGCTGTAGCTTATGTTCATCAAGAATCAGTTTTTCCTATACTAATTACAGTCAGTATGTTTGTTTTAAGTATGACCGTTTTCTTAACAGTTGGTGCTTTAACACCTCAAAAAGGTGAGAAAAGTTTTTATTATCAACCTGGACTTATTGAGAGAACAGAAGGTTTTATTTTTATTACACTAATGCTTGCTGTTCCTAGCCGGATTACTATTATTGCGTATATATTTGCATTGGTGTTGCTATTGGTGTTGCTATTACAGTAA
- a CDS encoding ABC transporter ATP-binding protein gives MVDIKVNAISKHFNKKTVLYNISCSFPKGKLTSILGPSGCGKTTLLNCITGFLEPDVGFICFNNQEVNKVLMNKRKAPMVHQDLLLFPHMNVQDNISFGLRMAKMKSADIRRKTDFLILRRMGLQSEAFKYPYTLSGGQKQRVALGRALAIEPSVLLLDEAFSKLDTNLRKDMGKFVKCVQEEFKITTILVTQPKTLSVAEFLGKENIFPVIIKEGNYYLTEGVFPCGSIREGFGHIMLNQKDIIISNEGISGEIVEILYCGNRGYKYIIKDFGENIVYYSYNLLPYTIGKTIYLSIDFSMQCFIKKGKSC, from the coding sequence ATGGTAGATATTAAAGTTAATGCTATTTCAAAGCATTTTAATAAAAAGACTGTTTTATATAATATAAGTTGTTCTTTTCCTAAAGGAAAATTAACATCAATACTAGGACCATCTGGCTGTGGGAAAACTACTCTGCTAAATTGCATTACTGGTTTTTTAGAGCCTGATGTTGGATTTATTTGTTTTAACAATCAAGAAGTTAATAAAGTCCTTATGAATAAAAGGAAGGCGCCTATGGTTCACCAAGATCTTTTGCTTTTTCCGCATATGAATGTGCAAGACAATATAAGTTTTGGCTTAAGAATGGCTAAAATGAAATCTGCAGATATAAGAAGGAAAACAGATTTCTTAATTTTGAGGAGAATGGGTTTGCAATCAGAAGCATTTAAGTATCCTTATACGCTTTCAGGAGGTCAAAAACAAAGGGTGGCATTAGGGAGAGCATTGGCTATTGAACCTTCAGTTTTATTGTTAGATGAAGCTTTTTCTAAATTGGATACTAATTTAAGGAAAGATATGGGGAAGTTTGTTAAATGTGTACAGGAGGAATTTAAAATTACTACAATTTTAGTTACCCAGCCGAAAACACTTTCAGTTGCTGAGTTTTTAGGCAAAGAGAATATTTTTCCTGTAATTATCAAAGAGGGTAATTATTACCTTACTGAAGGTGTTTTTCCATGTGGAAGTATTAGGGAGGGATTTGGCCATATTATGCTTAATCAAAAAGATATTATTATTTCTAATGAAGGTATTTCAGGTGAAATTGTAGAAATACTCTATTGTGGTAATAGGGGCTATAAATATATCATTAAGGATTTTGGGGAAAATATAGTATATTACAGCTACAATCTATTACCTTATACTATTGGCAAAACCATATATTTAAGTATTGATTTTTCAATGCAATGTTTTATTAAGAAAGGAAAGAGTTGTTAG
- a CDS encoding ABC transporter permease subunit — protein sequence MEENFSETFVMDKGTVGNTNYLAIPFNSINKAGAALVINTILSPEMQSSKANPLGKGDITVIEEAFLNTEEKALFVLNNEGTISIETLESKRLPEFSSEVVPLVEKFGERKYWVVNRGRHLLRLLLMTPLIVPIVSVSMGIQINFVPLGIVNSFLAFLIIHIVLAIPYAVWFIMDSFQLIGLGRESQEIQLGANRWQVFIHITLPDLLPTLIIAGGFVFIFSFSQYFVTMFLGGGQIRTLTMDMFPYIASGQRAIGSVYSILFLVILIISLLIGKQLIKKYQKKKEF from the coding sequence GTGGAAGAAAACTTTTCAGAAACATTTGTAATGGATAAAGGAACAGTAGGCAATACGAATTATTTAGCGATTCCTTTTAATAGCATTAATAAAGCAGGGGCAGCACTAGTGATTAATACTATATTAAGTCCTGAAATGCAAAGTAGTAAAGCCAATCCTTTAGGGAAAGGCGACATTACAGTTATTGAAGAAGCTTTTTTAAATACTGAAGAGAAAGCGTTGTTTGTATTGAATAATGAAGGAACTATTTCTATTGAAACACTAGAAAGCAAGCGTTTGCCTGAATTTTCTAGTGAGGTAGTACCGCTTGTAGAAAAATTTGGAGAGAGGAAGTATTGGGTGGTAAATAGAGGAAGACATTTATTAAGGTTGCTATTAATGACGCCCTTAATCGTACCTATTGTTAGTGTGTCAATGGGAATACAAATTAATTTTGTACCTTTAGGCATAGTAAATAGTTTTTTAGCTTTTTTAATAATTCATATTGTTTTAGCTATTCCCTACGCAGTCTGGTTTATTATGGATAGTTTTCAGTTAATTGGTTTAGGACGGGAATCCCAAGAAATTCAGCTAGGTGCAAATAGGTGGCAAGTTTTTATTCATATTACATTGCCTGATCTATTACCTACATTAATAATAGCTGGAGGCTTTGTATTTATATTTTCATTTAGTCAATATTTTGTAACTATGTTTTTGGGTGGTGGCCAAATTCGTACCCTTACTATGGACATGTTTCCTTATATTGCCAGTGGCCAACGAGCGATAGGGAGTGTATATAGCATTTTATTTTTAGTGATACTAATTATTTCCCTCCTCATTGGAAAGCAACTTATTAAAAAATATCAAAAAAAGAAAGAATTTTAG
- the fdhD gene encoding formate dehydrogenase accessory sulfurtransferase FdhD — MIKELEVIKIRGSSRETVMDKVAEEVPFHIYIEKNHYITLMCSPENLVELGYGFLFFDGVIKKKEDVRDIIDMGHTFCFQLTKSFVPKKEVSERAILSGCGKGSLHTSLIEDYVTEEKITHRIPIESERISELMKDFKDEGQVFLETGGVHRVALGDVNGIICGFDDIGRHNAVDKNIGYALTHDISFDDKILFSTGRISSDLLAKAIKARIPLVISHTAPTTLAVEMGRASGVQIIGFARGKRMNIYA, encoded by the coding sequence ATGATTAAGGAACTAGAAGTTATTAAAATAAGAGGAAGTAGCAGAGAAACTGTAATGGATAAAGTAGCAGAAGAAGTTCCTTTTCATATATACATAGAAAAAAATCATTATATTACATTAATGTGTTCACCAGAAAATCTAGTTGAATTAGGTTATGGTTTTCTTTTTTTTGATGGTGTTATAAAAAAGAAGGAAGACGTCAGAGACATTATTGATATGGGACATACTTTTTGTTTTCAGTTAACAAAGTCTTTTGTGCCAAAAAAAGAAGTTAGTGAAAGAGCTATTTTATCAGGTTGTGGTAAAGGAAGCTTACATACATCATTAATTGAAGACTATGTAACAGAAGAAAAAATCACTCATAGAATTCCTATAGAATCTGAAAGAATTTCAGAACTAATGAAAGATTTTAAAGATGAAGGACAAGTTTTTCTAGAAACTGGTGGTGTTCATAGAGTTGCTTTAGGAGATGTTAATGGTATTATTTGTGGGTTTGATGACATTGGTCGTCATAATGCAGTTGATAAAAATATTGGCTATGCATTAACTCATGATATTTCTTTTGATGATAAAATTTTATTTTCAACAGGGAGAATATCCTCAGATTTATTAGCTAAAGCAATTAAAGCTAGGATTCCTTTAGTTATCTCTCACACGGCTCCCACAACGTTAGCTGTCGAAATGGGACGAGCCTCAGGGGTTCAAATTATTGGTTTTGCTCGAGGCAAAAGAATGAATATTTATGCTTAA
- a CDS encoding sigma-70 family RNA polymerase sigma factor produces MKEQFKDFTDEKIALLAQDGDRGAEHFLLEKYRNFVRSKSYSYFIIGGDSDDLLQEGLIGLYKGIHSFKEKEKTSFRNFASLCIKRQIITAIRSANCQKNQLLNTSLSFSQKVSDESEMTFEEMLGVDNSMNPEDIILGKEQANLIEKTIKNELSLLEWTVFLGYMNGEKFSKMARKLDLPIKSVYNAIDRSRKKIMKSLKGEKT; encoded by the coding sequence ATGAAGGAACAATTTAAAGATTTTACAGATGAAAAAATTGCTTTATTAGCTCAAGATGGCGATAGGGGTGCAGAACATTTCCTTTTAGAAAAATATAGAAATTTTGTACGCAGTAAATCCTATTCCTATTTTATTATAGGTGGTGACAGTGATGATTTGTTACAAGAGGGTCTCATAGGGCTTTACAAGGGGATTCATAGCTTTAAGGAAAAAGAAAAAACCTCTTTCAGAAACTTTGCATCACTATGTATAAAAAGACAGATTATTACGGCAATTCGTTCAGCCAATTGTCAAAAAAATCAACTATTAAATACCAGTCTTTCTTTTAGTCAAAAAGTATCTGATGAATCAGAAATGACTTTTGAGGAGATGTTAGGTGTAGACAATAGTATGAATCCAGAGGATATTATCCTAGGAAAAGAGCAAGCAAACTTAATTGAAAAAACAATTAAAAATGAGCTGAGCCTTTTAGAATGGACTGTATTTTTAGGGTATATGAATGGTGAAAAATTTAGTAAAATGGCCAGAAAACTAGATCTGCCAATTAAGTCTGTCTACAATGCTATAGATAGAAGTAGGAAAAAAATAATGAAGTCCCTTAAAGGAGAAAAAACATGA
- a CDS encoding NYN domain-containing protein, giving the protein MNKTLIIDGYNMLYQWEETKYLMENEDDSVDFARTKLVREVANYLGYSDQKGIIVFDAYLLAGNEGEAIEESPSLLVLYTKTGETADERIEFIISQTPKEQRESLAVVTDDNLLQKMVFSYGASRLTCNELAYCFKSIADRENKRENNDYCRNTLNTVVSEDTWCLLEAIRRRK; this is encoded by the coding sequence GTGAACAAAACGCTGATAATAGATGGTTATAATATGCTGTACCAATGGGAAGAAACTAAGTATTTAATGGAAAATGAAGATGATTCAGTTGATTTTGCAAGAACAAAACTAGTTAGAGAAGTTGCAAATTATTTAGGTTATTCAGATCAAAAAGGCATTATTGTTTTTGATGCATATTTATTAGCAGGTAATGAGGGCGAGGCTATTGAAGAGTCACCTTCATTACTTGTTTTGTATACAAAAACAGGAGAAACTGCTGATGAAAGAATTGAATTTATTATTAGTCAAACCCCTAAAGAGCAAAGAGAGAGTTTAGCTGTAGTAACAGATGATAATCTATTGCAAAAAATGGTGTTTTCCTACGGTGCTAGTCGCTTAACGTGCAATGAGCTAGCATACTGTTTTAAATCAATAGCAGATAGGGAAAATAAAAGGGAAAATAATGATTACTGCCGAAATACATTAAATACAGTAGTTTCTGAAGATACTTGGTGCTTATTAGAAGCTATTAGAAGAAGAAAGTAG
- the rlmB gene encoding 23S rRNA (guanosine(2251)-2'-O)-methyltransferase RlmB, whose translation MRVEYIPGKNSILEALKAGIPIKEIFVEKRKEDRVSEDIRGFARTQNIPFIPKDSFELDDLIEGTSHQGIVAVMPPFKYANFDETIASVKENREKGFFIILDHLEDTHNFGAIVRTALCGGVHGIIIPENRSVRVTSTVMKVSVGAVFHLPIIQVKNLVQTIDTLKKEDYWVFGSHQDGKSNIFKTKLEGPLALVVGNEGKGLSSIVKKNCDRLVSIPQKKTVGSLNVSVATGILIYSVYRDSQE comes from the coding sequence ATGAGAGTAGAATATATCCCTGGTAAAAATAGTATTCTTGAAGCTTTAAAAGCAGGGATACCTATAAAAGAAATATTTGTAGAAAAAAGAAAAGAAGATAGAGTTAGTGAAGATATTAGAGGCTTTGCTAGGACTCAAAATATTCCTTTTATTCCTAAAGATTCCTTTGAGTTAGATGATTTAATAGAAGGTACAAGCCATCAAGGTATTGTGGCTGTTATGCCACCCTTTAAATATGCTAATTTTGATGAAACCATTGCATCTGTTAAGGAAAACAGAGAAAAAGGATTCTTTATTATTCTGGACCATCTAGAGGATACCCATAATTTTGGAGCCATTGTGAGAACTGCCTTATGTGGTGGAGTTCATGGCATTATTATTCCAGAGAACAGAAGTGTTCGGGTTACAAGTACTGTTATGAAAGTTTCAGTTGGCGCTGTATTTCATTTGCCTATTATTCAGGTTAAGAATTTAGTTCAGACAATAGATACTCTAAAAAAAGAGGATTATTGGGTTTTTGGTAGCCATCAAGATGGAAAATCAAATATTTTCAAGACTAAATTAGAAGGGCCTCTTGCTTTGGTTGTTGGCAATGAAGGCAAAGGCTTAAGTTCTATTGTTAAGAAAAACTGTGATAGACTAGTTTCCATTCCTCAAAAGAAAACTGTAGGTTCTTTAAATGTAAGTGTAGCTACAGGTATTTTAATCTATAGCGTTTATCGAGATTCCCAGGAGTAA
- the thyX gene encoding FAD-dependent thymidylate synthase, with protein MRVEKAHLKVPVIDGKNALKRLERYGRVCYKSEDKFSLEEGGHGLLKTIIAKNHESVLEHEKLSILFVIDRGVSHELVRHRMASYSQESTRYCNYSKEKFGREITVIKPAFFKEDKQTIWEEAMSYIENSYFSLLDAGAKPEEARSILPNSLKTEIVVTMNYRSLRNFFQLRCQVAAHPQIKEVAIPLLRHLQKELPPLFMDITYDTNFSENNYAHIVTTDEFFQEVE; from the coding sequence ATGAGAGTTGAAAAAGCCCATTTAAAAGTACCAGTTATCGATGGGAAAAATGCATTAAAAAGACTTGAACGCTATGGCAGAGTGTGTTATAAATCAGAGGATAAATTTTCACTGGAAGAGGGTGGCCATGGTTTACTTAAAACCATTATTGCCAAGAACCATGAATCAGTGTTAGAACATGAAAAATTATCTATTTTATTTGTAATTGACAGAGGGGTAAGTCATGAATTGGTCCGACATAGAATGGCCAGTTATAGTCAAGAATCTACTCGTTATTGCAATTATAGTAAAGAAAAGTTTGGCAGAGAAATAACTGTAATTAAGCCAGCGTTTTTTAAAGAAGATAAACAGACTATTTGGGAAGAAGCAATGAGTTATATTGAGAACAGTTATTTTAGTTTATTAGATGCAGGTGCAAAACCAGAGGAAGCACGTTCAATATTACCTAACAGTTTAAAAACTGAAATTGTTGTGACTATGAACTACCGCTCCTTAAGGAATTTTTTCCAGTTAAGATGTCAGGTGGCTGCACATCCACAAATTAAGGAAGTTGCCATTCCACTTCTGCGTCACTTACAGAAGGAATTACCTCCTTTATTTATGGATATAACGTACGATACTAATTTTTCAGAAAATAATTATGCTCATATTGTAACAACAGATGAGTTTTTCCAGGAGGTAGAATGA
- a CDS encoding Mini-ribonuclease 3, with amino-acid sequence MEKEVDVALMSPLSLAYLGDALLEIYVRERVVMSGPYRIDVLHKKAVAYVNAYTQGQFYNRIEDRLTEEEVDVLKRGRNQKKKIPRNADMNAYRKSTGVEALFGYLYLMKREERLKELLSDFFRMVEGS; translated from the coding sequence ATGGAAAAAGAAGTAGATGTTGCATTAATGTCTCCATTATCTTTAGCCTACTTAGGAGATGCGTTACTGGAGATTTATGTAAGAGAAAGAGTGGTAATGAGTGGACCTTATAGAATAGATGTTCTTCATAAGAAGGCTGTTGCTTATGTAAATGCCTATACTCAAGGCCAATTTTATAATAGAATTGAAGACCGATTAACTGAAGAAGAAGTCGATGTCTTAAAAAGAGGTAGAAACCAAAAGAAAAAAATACCAAGAAATGCTGATATGAATGCTTATAGAAAAAGCACAGGTGTTGAAGCTCTTTTTGGATACCTTTATTTAATGAAAAGAGAAGAACGCTTGAAAGAATTGCTCAGTGATTTTTTTAGAATGGTTGAAGGGAGTTAG
- the cysS gene encoding cysteine--tRNA ligase: protein MKLYNTLTRKKENFVPIHEKEINMYVCGPTTYNYIHIGNARPMIVFDAMRKYFIHLGYDVTFIQNYTDVDDKIINKGKEEGIPALEIAATYIKEYEKDSASLGVMPATVYPKVSEHMNDIIHLVEGLVKKGLAYEAQDDVYFEVRKYPQYGKLSGRNIDDLQSGARVEVGSIKRDPLDFALWKSAKEGEVSWESPWGKGRPGWHIECSAMSLKYIKGDTLDIHGGGQDLIFPHHENEIAQSEGFSGKQFVNYWVHNGFITVNKDKMSKSLGNFFLVRDVLKDFSGEVIRYFLLSTHYRSPIDFNDNALKGSEKALIRLNRTYEILGNAVAEGIDSDKDTLENFFNRLEEKIEKALQDDLNTALAFSYFFEAGKAVGKALKENTAGKKALLKGYEIFKEYLETVFGILPYEKEAELLEVSEAHNLSDDLMSIVIDIRKMARDEKNFAYADKIRDALAELGIEILDTKEGTQWKKK from the coding sequence ATGAAACTATATAACACATTAACAAGAAAAAAAGAGAATTTTGTTCCAATACATGAAAAAGAGATTAATATGTATGTGTGTGGACCAACAACCTATAACTACATCCATATAGGAAATGCTCGTCCTATGATTGTTTTTGATGCAATGAGAAAGTATTTTATTCATTTAGGTTATGATGTTACTTTCATTCAAAATTATACGGATGTAGATGATAAAATTATTAACAAAGGAAAAGAAGAAGGCATTCCAGCTCTTGAAATTGCAGCTACTTATATTAAAGAATACGAAAAAGATTCAGCTAGTCTAGGTGTAATGCCTGCAACGGTTTATCCTAAAGTCAGTGAGCATATGAATGATATTATTCATTTAGTTGAAGGATTAGTAAAAAAAGGTTTAGCCTATGAGGCTCAGGATGATGTGTATTTTGAAGTACGAAAATATCCTCAGTATGGTAAATTATCTGGCAGAAATATTGATGATCTACAATCAGGGGCCCGTGTTGAAGTAGGGTCCATTAAAAGAGATCCTCTCGATTTTGCTTTATGGAAAAGTGCGAAAGAGGGAGAAGTCTCTTGGGAAAGTCCATGGGGCAAAGGGAGACCAGGCTGGCATATTGAATGTTCAGCAATGAGCTTAAAATATATTAAAGGTGATACTTTGGATATTCATGGTGGTGGTCAAGATTTAATTTTTCCTCATCATGAGAATGAGATAGCTCAATCTGAAGGTTTCTCTGGAAAACAGTTTGTTAATTATTGGGTTCACAATGGTTTTATTACTGTTAATAAAGACAAGATGAGTAAATCATTAGGAAACTTTTTTTTAGTAAGAGATGTTTTAAAAGATTTTTCAGGAGAAGTTATTCGCTACTTTTTATTATCTACTCACTATAGAAGTCCAATTGATTTTAACGATAATGCTCTAAAAGGAAGTGAAAAAGCTTTAATTCGCCTAAATAGAACATATGAAATACTGGGTAACGCTGTTGCAGAAGGTATTGACAGCGATAAAGATACATTGGAAAATTTCTTTAATAGATTAGAAGAAAAAATAGAGAAGGCTTTACAAGATGATCTTAATACTGCTTTAGCTTTCAGTTATTTTTTTGAAGCAGGAAAAGCAGTAGGAAAAGCTTTAAAGGAAAATACTGCTGGTAAAAAAGCATTGCTTAAAGGGTATGAAATTTTCAAAGAATATTTGGAAACTGTTTTTGGTATTCTACCTTATGAAAAAGAAGCAGAACTTTTAGAAGTTAGTGAAGCCCATAATTTATCGGATGATTTAATGTCAATCGTAATTGATATTAGAAAAATGGCAAGAGATGAGAAGAACTTTGCCTATGCTGATAAAATTAGAGATGCATTAGCTGAATTAGGTATCGAAATTTTAGATACTAAAGAGGGCACTCAATGGAAAAAGAAGTAG
- the ispF gene encoding 2-C-methyl-D-erythritol 2,4-cyclodiphosphate synthase has protein sequence MKVGIGYDVHALVEDRPLILGGVTIPYCKGLAGHSDADVLIHTIMDALLGALGIGDIGTHFPDTDQTYKGADSLDLLGLVFKMLVEEKYVIGNIDAIIIAEKPKMAPYIETMKEKIADVLQIENSKINIKATTEEGLGFTGKGEGIACKAICLIEKERISK, from the coding sequence ATGAAAGTTGGAATTGGATATGATGTTCATGCTTTAGTAGAGGATAGACCATTAATATTAGGTGGTGTTACCATACCTTATTGTAAAGGTTTAGCTGGTCATTCTGATGCCGATGTATTAATCCATACTATTATGGATGCTTTGTTAGGAGCCTTAGGAATAGGTGATATTGGCACTCATTTTCCTGATACTGACCAGACATATAAAGGGGCGGATAGTTTGGATCTTTTAGGGCTTGTATTTAAAATGTTAGTTGAAGAAAAATACGTAATTGGCAATATTGATGCAATTATTATTGCTGAAAAGCCTAAGATGGCTCCTTATATTGAAACTATGAAAGAAAAAATAGCTGATGTTCTGCAAATTGAGAATTCAAAAATTAATATAAAAGCAACAACAGAAGAAGGATTGGGATTTACAGGTAAAGGAGAAGGTATTGCTTGTAAAGCCATTTGTTTAATTGAAAAAGAAAGGATATCAAAATAA